A genomic stretch from Oncorhynchus gorbuscha isolate QuinsamMale2020 ecotype Even-year linkage group LG20, OgorEven_v1.0, whole genome shotgun sequence includes:
- the LOC124006770 gene encoding nucleolar protein dao-5-like isoform X7, translated as MTSKDPSASNSSLLYLIYQHLKENGYQKAANVLKKHVTQIEAPEEITSLHDIYTSWTKVSEIGQNPKQEPEVDSTTLKKIKADPSTKEEEDVDSKPIDSLPPAPHTPQGATPENEEPVPQDELSSTPVSNGTVETSAPVPAVTPLKPAGSSDSDSESKEEIPLTQGDTVTPKASSAVPTTTPSKHVDGNSESDSENGIHPSQTVVIPSKASAPSKTPAIPTAPSKAESSDSEEEVTVKKLASAAALMKPAKAIPAAPVRPSVVTPSQATAAPKTPAAGKKAQSSDSDSSDSDSEEEAPVKNPALTPKAAPVKLAKAIPAAPVKPSVVTPSQATAAPKTPAAGKKAQSSDSDSSDSDSEDELTVKKSTQTLKAAPVKPAKAIPAAPVRPSVVTPSQATAAPKTPAAGKKAQSSDSDSSDSDSEDELTVKKSTQTLKAAPVKPAKAIPAAPVKPSVVTPSQATAAPKTPAAEKKAQSSDSDSSDSDSEDELTVKKSTQTLKAAPVKPAKAIPAAPVKPSVVTPSQATAAPKTPAAEKKAQSSDSDSSDSDSEEEAPKTPATVIEAAPSKASAPSKTPATPTAPSKAETSESDTSDSEEEVTVKKSTQTLKAAPVKPAKAIPAAPVKPSEVTPSAPKTPAAGKKTQSSDSDSSDSDSEEEAPVKKTTPVSAPSKAKASPKTPAAAAKMETDSSDSSDSEDEAPAKPTPSPAKTTPKAPAAAKKADSSDSDESDTEEGKPAKLFLFLQKVTASVAKPSTPVQEEDKDSSDSEDEETPSKPESTPSEKSVTQTQATPPAGKEGGTEEHSTAEKVEAVPVIPTTETAAEENSSDDPTDIEGSPPEVPEVDTPPASGPESAKEEEVPESPQKVLKTDTSSEKPKTEDQIVTSTTSEDKSDTPELLSEAPATAAEIRTALEEESKECVDPVITNSASEDSEPEKVTIATIVETIPTETEEPNTDTPTPGSKRKRSKETTDTTPKKKKMKKKKGEVEENGQPAVEEDGDESSLDTKGLELTPSDDSKVDTTPASESGSTTLVLSAKSLKKRKRKRAKKRGAKAERESPEEDEKTDFVPKNKKIKKSKKNTTSNLTPSTPKTTAAKRPLPPTPEPEELETPKKKKKKKVAEKGSAVKENTTPGIETKKKKKKVAEKGSAVKENTTPGIETKKKKKKVAEKGSAVKENTTPGIETKKKKKKAAEAENTVKDSAISTPEPSLTPETQKNKKKKNKLTEKKEKIKTAWKTPVKASTGPLPNTEVTKRNKSSKKN; from the exons ATGACTTCAAAGGACCCGAGTGCATCAAATAGTTCCTTGCTTTATTTGATTTATCAGCATTTAAAGGAGAATGGTTACCAGAAGGCTGCAAACGTGCTGAAAAAACATGTAACTCAG ATTGAAGCACCAGAAGAGATCACCTCTTTACATGACATCTACACAAGTTGGACCAA GGTCTCGGAAATTGGACAAAATCCGAAACAAGAGCCTGAAGTGGATTCCACCACCCTGAAGAAGATTAAGGCCGATCCATcaaccaaagaagaagaagatgtgGACTCAAAACCAATTG ATTCTCTACCTCCTGCCCCCCACACACCCCAGGGTGCAACCCCAGAGAATGAGGAGCCGGTCCCACAGGATGAG TTGTCATCTACTCCAGTCAGTAACGGGACAGTGGAAACATCAGCCCCTGTACCAGCGGTCACCCCTTTAAAACCAGCAGGGAGCTCAGACAGTGACTCTGAGAGCAAGGAGGAGATTCCCCTCACACAG GGAGATACTGTCACCCCAAAGGCCTCTTCAGCTGTCCCTACCACCACGCCCTCAAAACATGTAGACGGGAACAGCGAATCAGACAGTGAGAATGGGATTCATCCATCACAG ACTGTTGTCATTCCCAGTAAGGCCTCAGCTCCCAGTAAGACTCCAGCCATCCCCACAGCTCCCAGTAAAGCAGAGAGTTCAGACAGTGAAGAGGAGGTTACTGTCAAG AAACTAGCATCTGCGGCTGCTCTTATGAAACCAGCCAAGGCGATCCCAGCAGCCCCAGTGAGGCCCAGTGTAGTCACCCCCAGTCAGGCTACAGCTGCTCCCAAGACTCCTGCTGCAGGGAAGAAAGCACAGAGCTCTGACAGCGACAGCTCTGACTCAGACAGTGAGGAGGAGGCTCCTGTAAAG AATCCTGCACTGACACCCAAAGCTGCTCCTGTGAAACTAGCCAAGGCGATCCCAGCAGCCCCAGTGAAGCCCAGTGTAGTCACCCCCAGTCAGGCTACAGCTGCTCCCAAGACTCCTGCTGCAGGGAAGAAAGCACAGAGCTCTGACAGCGACAGCTCTGACTCAGACAGTGAAGATGAGTTAACTGTAAAG AAATCAACACAGACCCTGAAGGCTGCTCCTGTGAAACCAGCCAAGGCGATCCCAGCAGCCCCAGTGAGGCCCAGTGTAGTCACCCCCAGTCAGGCTACAGCTGCTCCCAAGACTCCTGCTGCAGGGAAGAAAGCACAGAGCTCTGACAGCGACAGCTCTGACTCAGACAGTGAAGATGAGTTAACTGTAAAG AAATCAACACAGACCCTGAAGGCTGCTCCTGTGAAACCAGCCAAGGCGATCCCAGCAGCCCCAGTGAAGCCCAGTGTAGTCACCCCCAGTCAGGCTACAGCTGCTCCCAAGACTCCTGCTGCAGAGAAGAAAGCACAGAGCTCTGACAGCGACAGCTCTGACTCAGACAGTGAAGATGAGTTAACTGTAAAG AAATCAACACAGACCCTGAAGGCTGCTCCTGTGAAACCAGCCAAGGCAATCCCAGCAGCCCCAGTGAAGCCCAGTGTAGTCACCCCCAGTCAGGCTACAGCTGCTCCCAAGACTCCTGCTGCAGAGAAGAAAGCACAGAGCTCTGACAGCGACAGCTCTGACTCAGACAGTGAGGAGGAGGCTCCTAAG ACTCCTGCTACAGTCATAGAGGCAGCTCCCAGTAAGGCCTCAGCTCCCagtaagactccagccacccctaCAGCTCCCAGTAAAGCAGAGACCTCAGAAAGTGACACCTCAGACAGTGAAGAGGAGGTTACTGTCAAG AAATCAACACAGACCCTGAAAGCTGCTCCTGTGAAACCAGCCAAGGCGATCCCAGCAGCCCCAGTGAAACCCAGTGAAGTCACCCCCAGTGCTCCCAAGACTCCTGCTGCAGGGAAGAAAACACAGAGCTCTGACAGCGACAGCTCTGACTCAGACAGTGAGGAGGAGGCTCCTGTAAAG AAAACcaccccagtctcagccccaagCAAGGCCAAAGCCTCTCCTAAGACCCCAGCAGCAGCTGCTAAGATGGAGACTGACAGCTCAGATTCCTCTGACAGTGAGGATGAGGCCCCTGCCAAGCCCACTCCCAGCCCGGCTAAAACCACACCCAAGGCCCCTGCTGCAGCTAAGAAGGCCGACAGCTCGGACAGTGATGAGTCTGACACTGAGGAGGGCAAGCCAGCTAAA TTGTTTTTGTTTCTACAGAAGGTCACTGCCTCCGTAGCCAAACCTTCAACTCCTGTACAGGAGGAGGACAAAGATTCCTCAGACAGTGAGGATGAAGAAACACCATCG AAACCAGAATCCACACCATCTGAGAAATCTGTCACGCAAACCCAGGCAACGCCTCCTGCTGGCAAGGAGGGAGGTACAGAGGAACACAGTACAGCAGAG AAGGTTGAAGCTGTTCCAGTCATACCTACAACTGAAACAGCAGCTGAGGAAAACAGCAGTGATGATCCAACCGATATTGAAGGATCTCCTCCTGAAG TCCCTGAGGTGGACACACCCCCTGCCTCTGGGCCAGAGAGTGCAAAGGAGGAGGAGGTCCCAGAGAGTCCCCAGAAGGTCCTAAAGACAGACACTTCTTCAGAGAAGCCCAAGACAGAGGATCAGATAGTGACCTCTACAACATCAGAGGACAAGAGTGACACCCCTGAACTCCTATCAGAAGCCCCTGCTACGG CTGCTGAGATCAGAACTGCTTTAGAAGAGGAGTCAAAGGAGTGTGTTGACCCAGTTATCACCAATTCAGCATCTGAAGACTCGGAG CCTGAAAAAGTGACCATTGCGACAATTGTTGAGACAATccccacagagacagaggagccaaaCACTGATACCCCAACACCTGGatcaaagaggaagaggagtaaaGAGACAACGGACACAACTcccaagaagaagaagatgaagaagaagaagggggaggtTGAAGAGAATGGGCAGCCTGcagtagaggaggatggagatGAGTCCAGTCTGGACACAAAGGGGTTGGAGCTGACTCCATCAG ACGATTCCAAGGTGGATACCACCCCGGCTTCAGAGTCTGGCTCCACCACTCTTGTTCTGTCAGCAAAGTCACTCaagaaaaggaaaagaaagagggcgAAGAAAAGAGGTGCGAAGGCCGAGAGGGAGTCACCGGAAGAGGACGAAAAAACAGACTTCGtcccaaaaaataaaaaaattaaaaagagcAAGAAAAACACAACATCCAACCTGACACCATCAACTCCAAAGACCACAGCTGCTAAGAGGCCTCTTCCTCCCACCCCTGAGCCGGAGGAGCTAGAGACtcccaagaagaagaagaagaagaaagtcGCAGAGAAAGGGAGCGCTGTGAAGGAAAATACAACTCCAGGCATTgaaacaaagaagaagaagaagaaagtcGCAGAGAAAGGGAGCGCTGTGAAGGAAAATACAACTCCAGGCATTgaaacaaagaagaagaagaagaaagtcGCAGAGAAAGGGAGCGCTGTGAAGGAAAATACAACTCCAGGCATTGAaacaaagaagaaaaagaagaaggcTGCTGAAGCTGAAAACACTGTGAAAGACTCTGCAATCTCAACTCCTGAACCGAGCCTTACACCAGAGACCCAAAAAAACAAAAAGA AGAAAAACAAGCTgacagagaaaaaggagaaaaTTAAAACTGCATGGAAAACACCAGTAAAAGCCTCAACAGGACCTTTGCCTAACACAGAAGTGACTAAG AGAAATAAGTCCTCCAAGAAGAACTAA
- the LOC124006770 gene encoding nucleolar and coiled-body phosphoprotein 1-like isoform X6 gives MTSKDPSASNSSLLYLIYQHLKENGYQKAANVLKKHVTQIEAPEEITSLHDIYTSWTKVSEIGQNPKQEPEVDSTTLKKIKADPSTKEEEDVDSKPIDSLPPAPHTPQGATPENEEPVPQDELSSTPVSNGTVETSAPVPAVTPLKPAGSSDSDSESKEEIPLTQGDTVTPKASSAVPTTTPSKHVDGNSESDSENGIHPSQTVVIPSKASAPSKTPAIPTAPSKAESSDSEEEVTVKKLASAAALMKPAKAIPAAPVRPSVVTPSQATAAPKTPAAGKKAQSSDSDSSDSDSEEEAPVKKPVATPKAKPVAATLVKAEAVKSTSIKKPTNSSDSDSDDTEEEAPVKNPALTPKAAPVKLAKAIPAAPVKPSVVTPSQATAAPKTPAAGKKAQSSDSDSSDSDSEDELTVKKSTQTLKAAPVKPAKAIPAAPVRPSVVTPSQATAAPKTPAAGKKAQSSDSDSSDSDSEDELTVKKSTQTLKAAPVKPAKAIPAAPVKPSVVTPSQATAAPKTPAAEKKAQSSDSDSSDSDSEDELTVKKSTQTLKAAPVKPAKAIPAAPVKPSVVTPSQATAAPKTPAAEKKAQSSDSDSSDSDSEEEAPKTPATVIEAAPSKASAPSKTPATPTAPSKAETSESDTSDSEEEVTVKKSTQTLKAAPVKPAKAIPAAPVKPSEVTPSAPKTPAAGKKTQSSDSDSSDSDSEEEAPVKKTTPVSAPSKAKASPKTPAAAAKMETDSSDSSDSEDEAPAKPTPSPAKTTPKAPAAAKKADSSDSDESDTEEGKPAKLFLFLQKVTASVAKPSTPVQEEDKDSSDSEDEETPSKPESTPSEKSVTQTQATPPAGKEGGTEEHSTAEKVEAVPVIPTTETAAEENSSDDPTDIEGSPPEVPEVDTPPASGPESAKEEEVPESPQKVLKTDTSSEKPKTEDQIVTSTTSEDKSDTPELLSEAPATAAEIRTALEEESKECVDPVITNSASEDSEPEKVTIATIVETIPTETEEPNTDTPTPGSKRKRSKETTDTTPKKKKMKKKKGEVEENGQPAVEEDGDESSLDTKGLELTPSDDSKVDTTPASESGSTTLVLSAKSLKKRKRKRAKKRGAKAERESPEEDEKTDFVPKNKKIKKSKKNTTSNLTPSTPKTTAAKRPLPPTPEPEELETPKKKKKKKVAEKGSAVKENTTPGIETKKKKKKVAEKGSAVKENTTPGIETKKKKKKAAEAENTVKDSAISTPEPSLTPETQKNKKKKNKLTEKKEKIKTAWKTPVKASTGPLPNTEVTKRNKSSKKN, from the exons ATGACTTCAAAGGACCCGAGTGCATCAAATAGTTCCTTGCTTTATTTGATTTATCAGCATTTAAAGGAGAATGGTTACCAGAAGGCTGCAAACGTGCTGAAAAAACATGTAACTCAG ATTGAAGCACCAGAAGAGATCACCTCTTTACATGACATCTACACAAGTTGGACCAA GGTCTCGGAAATTGGACAAAATCCGAAACAAGAGCCTGAAGTGGATTCCACCACCCTGAAGAAGATTAAGGCCGATCCATcaaccaaagaagaagaagatgtgGACTCAAAACCAATTG ATTCTCTACCTCCTGCCCCCCACACACCCCAGGGTGCAACCCCAGAGAATGAGGAGCCGGTCCCACAGGATGAG TTGTCATCTACTCCAGTCAGTAACGGGACAGTGGAAACATCAGCCCCTGTACCAGCGGTCACCCCTTTAAAACCAGCAGGGAGCTCAGACAGTGACTCTGAGAGCAAGGAGGAGATTCCCCTCACACAG GGAGATACTGTCACCCCAAAGGCCTCTTCAGCTGTCCCTACCACCACGCCCTCAAAACATGTAGACGGGAACAGCGAATCAGACAGTGAGAATGGGATTCATCCATCACAG ACTGTTGTCATTCCCAGTAAGGCCTCAGCTCCCAGTAAGACTCCAGCCATCCCCACAGCTCCCAGTAAAGCAGAGAGTTCAGACAGTGAAGAGGAGGTTACTGTCAAG AAACTAGCATCTGCGGCTGCTCTTATGAAACCAGCCAAGGCGATCCCAGCAGCCCCAGTGAGGCCCAGTGTAGTCACCCCCAGTCAGGCTACAGCTGCTCCCAAGACTCCTGCTGCAGGGAAGAAAGCACAGAGCTCTGACAGCGACAGCTCTGACTCAGACAGTGAGGAGGAGGCTCCTGTAAAG AAACCTGTGGCGACACCCAAAGCCAAGCCTGTGGCTGCAACTCTGGTCAAGGCAGAAGCAGTGAAATCCACCTCTATTAAAAAACCAACAAACAGCTCAGACAGTGACAGTGATGACACTGAGGAGGAGGCTCCTGTAAAG AATCCTGCACTGACACCCAAAGCTGCTCCTGTGAAACTAGCCAAGGCGATCCCAGCAGCCCCAGTGAAGCCCAGTGTAGTCACCCCCAGTCAGGCTACAGCTGCTCCCAAGACTCCTGCTGCAGGGAAGAAAGCACAGAGCTCTGACAGCGACAGCTCTGACTCAGACAGTGAAGATGAGTTAACTGTAAAG AAATCAACACAGACCCTGAAGGCTGCTCCTGTGAAACCAGCCAAGGCGATCCCAGCAGCCCCAGTGAGGCCCAGTGTAGTCACCCCCAGTCAGGCTACAGCTGCTCCCAAGACTCCTGCTGCAGGGAAGAAAGCACAGAGCTCTGACAGCGACAGCTCTGACTCAGACAGTGAAGATGAGTTAACTGTAAAG AAATCAACACAGACCCTGAAGGCTGCTCCTGTGAAACCAGCCAAGGCGATCCCAGCAGCCCCAGTGAAGCCCAGTGTAGTCACCCCCAGTCAGGCTACAGCTGCTCCCAAGACTCCTGCTGCAGAGAAGAAAGCACAGAGCTCTGACAGCGACAGCTCTGACTCAGACAGTGAAGATGAGTTAACTGTAAAG AAATCAACACAGACCCTGAAGGCTGCTCCTGTGAAACCAGCCAAGGCAATCCCAGCAGCCCCAGTGAAGCCCAGTGTAGTCACCCCCAGTCAGGCTACAGCTGCTCCCAAGACTCCTGCTGCAGAGAAGAAAGCACAGAGCTCTGACAGCGACAGCTCTGACTCAGACAGTGAGGAGGAGGCTCCTAAG ACTCCTGCTACAGTCATAGAGGCAGCTCCCAGTAAGGCCTCAGCTCCCagtaagactccagccacccctaCAGCTCCCAGTAAAGCAGAGACCTCAGAAAGTGACACCTCAGACAGTGAAGAGGAGGTTACTGTCAAG AAATCAACACAGACCCTGAAAGCTGCTCCTGTGAAACCAGCCAAGGCGATCCCAGCAGCCCCAGTGAAACCCAGTGAAGTCACCCCCAGTGCTCCCAAGACTCCTGCTGCAGGGAAGAAAACACAGAGCTCTGACAGCGACAGCTCTGACTCAGACAGTGAGGAGGAGGCTCCTGTAAAG AAAACcaccccagtctcagccccaagCAAGGCCAAAGCCTCTCCTAAGACCCCAGCAGCAGCTGCTAAGATGGAGACTGACAGCTCAGATTCCTCTGACAGTGAGGATGAGGCCCCTGCCAAGCCCACTCCCAGCCCGGCTAAAACCACACCCAAGGCCCCTGCTGCAGCTAAGAAGGCCGACAGCTCGGACAGTGATGAGTCTGACACTGAGGAGGGCAAGCCAGCTAAA TTGTTTTTGTTTCTACAGAAGGTCACTGCCTCCGTAGCCAAACCTTCAACTCCTGTACAGGAGGAGGACAAAGATTCCTCAGACAGTGAGGATGAAGAAACACCATCG AAACCAGAATCCACACCATCTGAGAAATCTGTCACGCAAACCCAGGCAACGCCTCCTGCTGGCAAGGAGGGAGGTACAGAGGAACACAGTACAGCAGAG AAGGTTGAAGCTGTTCCAGTCATACCTACAACTGAAACAGCAGCTGAGGAAAACAGCAGTGATGATCCAACCGATATTGAAGGATCTCCTCCTGAAG TCCCTGAGGTGGACACACCCCCTGCCTCTGGGCCAGAGAGTGCAAAGGAGGAGGAGGTCCCAGAGAGTCCCCAGAAGGTCCTAAAGACAGACACTTCTTCAGAGAAGCCCAAGACAGAGGATCAGATAGTGACCTCTACAACATCAGAGGACAAGAGTGACACCCCTGAACTCCTATCAGAAGCCCCTGCTACGG CTGCTGAGATCAGAACTGCTTTAGAAGAGGAGTCAAAGGAGTGTGTTGACCCAGTTATCACCAATTCAGCATCTGAAGACTCGGAG CCTGAAAAAGTGACCATTGCGACAATTGTTGAGACAATccccacagagacagaggagccaaaCACTGATACCCCAACACCTGGatcaaagaggaagaggagtaaaGAGACAACGGACACAACTcccaagaagaagaagatgaagaagaagaagggggaggtTGAAGAGAATGGGCAGCCTGcagtagaggaggatggagatGAGTCCAGTCTGGACACAAAGGGGTTGGAGCTGACTCCATCAG ACGATTCCAAGGTGGATACCACCCCGGCTTCAGAGTCTGGCTCCACCACTCTTGTTCTGTCAGCAAAGTCACTCaagaaaaggaaaagaaagagggcgAAGAAAAGAGGTGCGAAGGCCGAGAGGGAGTCACCGGAAGAGGACGAAAAAACAGACTTCGtcccaaaaaataaaaaaattaaaaagagcAAGAAAAACACAACATCCAACCTGACACCATCAACTCCAAAGACCACAGCTGCTAAGAGGCCTCTTCCTCCCACCCCTGAGCCGGAGGAGCTAGAGACtcccaagaagaagaagaagaagaaagtcGCAGAGAAAGGGAGCGCTGTGAAG GAAAATACAACTCCAGGCATTgaaacaaagaagaagaagaagaaagtcGCAGAGAAAGGGAGCGCTGTGAAGGAAAATACAACTCCAGGCATTGAaacaaagaagaaaaagaagaaggcTGCTGAAGCTGAAAACACTGTGAAAGACTCTGCAATCTCAACTCCTGAACCGAGCCTTACACCAGAGACCCAAAAAAACAAAAAGA AGAAAAACAAGCTgacagagaaaaaggagaaaaTTAAAACTGCATGGAAAACACCAGTAAAAGCCTCAACAGGACCTTTGCCTAACACAGAAGTGACTAAG AGAAATAAGTCCTCCAAGAAGAACTAA